In the Streptomyces coeruleoprunus genome, CACCCAGCAGTGGGACAACGGCGGGTACACCGAATATTCCGAGTACACCGGACAGTGGGACGCCTCCGCCTGGAACCAGGCGCACGAGGCCCAACACGCGGACCCGGCGCAGCAGTTCGCCACCGCCGCGTACGACACGACCGGCCAGTGGCACACCGCCGGATTCGAGACCGGCACCTATGACGCGACGGCCTGGAACTACGCGTCGACCACGGAAACGTTCGTCCCCGAGCAGTACGACTACGCGGCGGCGACCGAGGCCCACCTCCAGGCCGGGCACGAGACCGCGTACGCGGACCACGACACCTCCGCCGCCTACGCGGGCCACGACACGTACACGGGGCACGAGGCGGCCTTCTCCGAGCCGGAGCCCCTGGCCGACGCGGAAGCCCTGGCGCACGCCGAACACGCCGTGGACTCCGACGTCATGGACGGTTTCGACTCGGGACCGTCCACGGAGATCCTCGCCGAGCCGGTCCTCCCGCCGGAGTCCACCGACGACACCGGCAGCTCCTCCTACGGCACCGCTCCGGCCGTCACCCCCCGCCCCGTACGCCGCGCCGGCGGCGGTGGCAGCCGAGGACGGCGCCGTACGCCGGCCAAGCGCTCCGCGCTGCTCACCGTGGCCGTGCCGTCCGCGTGCGTGATGGGCGTCGCGGGAATCGCGGCCGCCTCCGTCAGCGGGCTCACCGGCAACGAGAAGAAGGACGACGGCAAGTCCGTGACGGCGGCCGACCCTTCCACGGTGAAACCGGTCGCCGCGAACAGCGCCCTCGACACCCAGCTCGACGCCCTCAGCGCCGACGCCCGCGACTTCGGCGACCGCGCCAGCCGCACCCAGGAGCGCATCGACCTCAAGGCGCGCCAGGAGGCGGAGCGCAAGAAGCGCGAGGAGGAGGCGAAGCGGCGCGAGGCGATGCGTCCCAAGTTCGCCCTCCCCGTGAAGCTGCACCAGCTCAGCGCGCGTTACGGCCAGGCCGGCGTCAACTGGATGTCCCTGCACACGGGCATCGACTTCCCCGTCCAGTACGGCACGCCCGTGATGGCCGCGACGGACGGCACCGTGCGCACGCAGTGGAACAGCGCGTACGGAAACATGGTCATCGTCACCGCCAAGGACGGCACCGAGACCTGGTACTGCCACCTGAGCAGCGCCAAGATCCGCTCGGGCGAGGTCAAGGCCGGCGATGTCATTGCGTATTCGGGCAACTCCGGCAACTCCACCGGTCCGCACCTGCACTTCGAGGTCCGGCCGGGCGGCGGCGCCGCCATCGACCCCGAGCAGTGGCTCCGCAACCACGGTCTGAGCCCGACGGGCTGAGCCTCACCCGAGCACGACCGGCCACGGGCCCACCGCGACGAGGCGCCGAGCCGCATCGCACCAGCACAGGCTGAAGGGCGGCCCCCGGAAGGACCGCCCCGCGTCGCCCGTACCGCTACAGCTTCTCGACCGGTGCGTACCGCAGCAGCAGGCGCTTCGGCTTCGCGTCGCCGAAGTCGATGACCGCCTCCGCCTTCTCGCCCGAGCCGCCGACCGACATCACCGTGCCCAGGCCGAACTGGTCGTGCGTGACCCGGTCGCCCACCGCCAGCGCGACCACCGGCTTGTCCTGCGTGCGCCGCGTGGCGAAGCCCGAGGGGCCCGAGCGGGCCCGGGACGCCGACAGGGAGGCCGCGATCCCGGAGGCCGGGCCGGACGAGCGGGCCCCGGACGCCGGCGCGGCCATCCGCCCCGTGCGCTTCCACTCGACGTGCCGGTCCGGGATCTCCTCCAGGAACCGGGACGGCGGGTTGTACGCGGGCTGGCCCCAGGCGCTGCGCATCGACGACCGCGTCAGGTAGAGCCGCTCGCGGGCGCGGGTGATCCCCACGTACGCCAGGCGTCGCTCCTCCTCCAGCTCCTTGGTCTGGCCGAGGGCGCGCATGTGCGGGAAGACGCCGTCCTCCATGCCCGTCAGGAACACCACGGGGAACTCCAGGCCCTTCGCGGTGTGCAGGGTCATGAGCGTGATGACGCCGTCGCCCTCCTCGTCCTCGTCGGGGATCTGGTCGGAGTCGGCGACGAGGGCGACCTGCTCCAGGAACTCGGCGAGCGTGCCCGCGCCCTGCTCCTCGCCGCGCTCCTGCTCGAACTCCAGGGCCACCGCCGCCAGTTCCTGGAGGTTCTCGATACGGGTCTCGTCCTGCGGGTCCGTGGAGGCCTGGAGCTCGGCGAGGTAGCCGGTCCGTTCGAGGACGGCCTCCAGCACCACGGCCGGGCCGGCGCCGGACTCGGCGATCGTGCGCAGGTCGTCCATCAGCTGGTTGAAGCGCTTGACGGCGTTGGCCGAGCGGGCGGCCATGCCGTACGCCTCGTCGACGCGCTTCAGGGCCTGCGGGAAGGTGATCTTCTCGCGGAGCGACAGGGCGTCGATCATGGCCTCGGCGCGCTCGCCGATGCCGCGCTTCGGCACGTTCAGGATGCGGCGCAGCGGGACGGTGTCCTCGGGGTTGGCGAGGACGCGCAGGTAGGCGAGGACGTCACGGACCTCCTTGCGCTCGTAGAAGCGCACGCCGCCGACGACCTTGTACGGCAGGCCGACGCGGATGAAGACCTCTTCGAAGACACGGGACTGGGCGTTGGTCCGGTAGAAGACGGCGACGTCACCCGCCTTCGCCTCGCCCGCGTCCGTGAGCCGGTCGATCTCGTCGGCGACGAACTGCGCCTCGTCGTGCTCGGTGTCGGCCACGTACCCGGTGATCTGGGCGCCGGTCCCGGCGTTGGTCCACAGGTTCTTGGGGCGGCGGCTCTCGTTGCGCTCGATCACCGCGTTGGCGGCGGACAGGATCGTCTGCGTGGAGCGGTAGTTCTGCTCCAGCAGGATCGTCGTCGCGTCCGGGTAGTCCTCCTCGAACTGGAGGATGTTGCGGATGGTCGCGCCGCGGAAGGCGTAGATCGACTGGTCGGCGTCACCGACGACGCACAGCTCGGCCGGCTCCGGATCGCCCTCGCCGCCCGGCTGGCCGACCAGCTCCCGTACGAGGGTGTACTGGGCGTGGTTGGTGTCCTGGTACTCGTCGACGAGGACGTGGCGGAAGCGGCGGCGGTAGTGCTCGGCGACGTCCGGGAACGCCTGGAGCAGGTGGACCGTCGTCATGATGATGTCGTCGAAGTCCAGGGCGTTGGCCTCGCGGAGGCGCCCCTGGTACATCCGGTAGGCCTGGGCGAGGGTCTTCTCGAAGCCGTCGACGGCCTGGTCGGCGAAGGTCTCCTCGTCGATGAGCTCGTTCTTGAGGTTGGAGATCTTGGCGCTGAAGGACTTCGGCGGGTACCGCTTCGGGTCGAGGTCCAGGTCGCGGCAGACCAGGGCCATCAGCCGCTTGGAGTCGGCCGCGTCGTAGATCGAGAACGACGAGGTGAAGCCGAGCTTCTTGGACTCGCGCCGCAGGATGCGGACGCACGCGCTGTGGAAGGTCATGACCCACATGGCGTTGGCCCGCGGGCCGACGAGCTGCTCGACGCGCTCCTTCATCTCGCCGGCGGCCTTGTTGGTGAACGTGATGGCCAGTATCTGGCCGGGGTGCACGTCACGCGTGGCGAGGAGGTGGGCGATGCGGTGGGTCAGGACGCGGGTCTTGCCGGAGCCCGCACCGGCCACGATGAGCAGCGGCGAGCCGGTGTGGGCGACGGCGGCCCGCTGCTGTTCGTTGAGCCCGTCCAGCAGGGCGGCCGGGTCGACGACGGGGCGCGGGGAGCCGTCGCGGTAGAACGGGTCCCGGTCCGGGGGCACGTCGAACTTCCCCTCGAAGAGGTCGTACGGGACCTCCTCCGGGGCCGGGGCGTCGGCCTCGGAGTCCTCGGGGGGCGGCGGGGGCTCCTCCGAGGTGTGGTTCCGGAGGTCCGCCAGGAAGCTGTCGTCAAAGAGGCTGCTCATCGCCTATCGAGTCTAGGCGGCCCCACCGACACCCGGGCCCGAACCGGTTTCGTCACACTGTGCGACGCTTTGGCGACCGTTCGCGCGTCATACGACAGGTCCGCAAAAGGTCACGGAAATGTATCGGGCATATCGAACATCGTCCTTCACAGCGCCACCACAGGTTGGCTAGCGTCTCGCCCAAGCGGCCTGTCCCCCTATCGGCGACCCGCGCCGATCGGGCTGCCCACGCCGAATCCGGCCTGCCCGCGCACCGATCGCGCGGCCGTGCCCGGAGCCGGGGACCCACCCAGTTCCACCGGGGTGAATCGGCCCGCGCCGCCGCCTGCGGCGAGGCCGTAGGGCACCTTCCGTATCCCGCCCGAACCCGACAGCTAACCCGGTAGGCGGTCCACGGAAGGAGATGCCGACCCTTGGCGTCGCATCGCAAACCGCGCAGCCGTCCCAGCGGCACGTTCCGGTCCCACTCCCCCGCCGTCGGTTTCACGACGGCCGCCCTCGCCTCCGTCACCCTGCTGTCCACGCAGAACGCCGGGGCCACACCGTCCGAGCCACGGCCCGGCGGCGGCGCGGCCCAGCCGACGGTCGAGGAGGTGCAGAAGAAGGTCGACGACCTGTACCGGCAGGCCGGCACGGCGACGCAGCAGTACAACAAGGCCAAGGAGGCCACCGACCGCCAGCGGCGCAAGGTCGACGGCATGCTGGACGAGGCCGCGAAGCGCACGCAGGCCCTCAACGAGTCGCGCCGCGCCCTGGGCGCGTACGCGGCGGCCCAGTACCGCTCCAGGGCGCTCGGCCCCACGGCGGCGCTGCTCTTCTCGGACAGTCCGCAGACGTACGCCGACCAGCAGCACCTGCTGGCCCGGCTGTCCGGCCGGCAGCAGCAGGAGATCACGGACTACCAGGAGCAGCAGGCGGCCGCCGCCGAGCAGCGGGCCGAGGCGACGAGGAGCCTGGAGTCACTGAGCACGTCGCAGGCCGAGCTGCGGACCGCCAAGCAGACCGTCCAGCGGAAGCTGGGCGAGGCGCGGCGGCTGCTGGCCCGGCTGACGGCCGAGGAGCGGGCCCGGCTGGCGGAGCTGGAGCGGCAGCGGGAGGCGGAGGCCCGGCGGCTGGCCGCCGAGAAGGCGGAGGCCGAGGCCCGCCGGCTGCGGGAGCGGCAGCAACAGGAGCAGGAACAGCGCGAGCAGCAGGAGCAGCCCTCGGGCGGCACGGGCGCGCAGACCGACTACGCGGCCAAGGCGGAGAAGGTCCTCGCCTTCGCCCGCGCGCAGATCGGGAAGCCGTACGTATGGGGCGCGACCGGCCCCAGCTCGTACGACTGCTCGGGGCTGACGCAGGCGGCCTGGAAGGCGGCCGGGGTCGACCTCCCCCGTACCACCTGGGAGCAGGTGGAGGTGGGCCGGCGGATCGCGACGGAGGATCTGCTCCCGGGGGACCTGGTGTTCTTCTACGACGACATCAGCCACGTCGGGATCTACATCGGCGACGGGAAGATGATCCACGCGCCGAAGCCCGGGACGACGGTCCGCGAGGAGTCGATCTACTACATGCCGATCTACGGCAGCGTGCGCCCCGCCTGACCGGCGCGGGCGCACGTCGGTCCGGGCGGCTCAGGTCCAGAGGGTGGCGATGAAGATGTTCGCGACCGTCAGGCCGCCCACCGCGCCGAAGACCGCCTTGTCGATCTTCTCGTCGTCCCGCTTCACATAGACCAGGCCGAGGATCACGACCAGCACCGCCAGTTTGATGCCGATCTTCAGGTTGTTGACGGCCGCGCCCTCGGCCTGGTTGAGGCCCACCAGGATCACGCCCGTGACCAGCATGGTCAGCGCGCCGTGCAGCATCGCCGGGACCATGCGGGCCGTGCCCGCGCCCATCGCCTTCATCTGGGTCAGGAAACCGCCCAGGAGCGAGGCGATACCGATGATGTGCAGCGCGACGAAGACATTGATGAGTACGTCCATGGGGCGGAGCCTAATGCGGGCCATACCACCCGCCCTCACCCAGGTGGCCCTCTTTCGTCACCTCGGTCACAGCTGATCCGGAGTTCAGGATTCCGACGGGATGGGTGCATCCCGAACCCGCACCGGAACCTTCACCTGCGGCCAATAACGGTCACCGCCCCGCCCTCCGGGAAGGCCCGGGCCTAGCGTCCTCCCCCAGCGGGCCCGGCCCGGCCCCGAGCGGCCGCCCCGGGCTCCCCCCGCCCCCGTAGCGAAGGGAAGTGACCGCCCCCGTGGCAGCGCACCGGAAGCCCAAGCAGCGCACGCCCCGCGGTCAGGCCGGCCGCACGGCCGCCGCCCTCGCGCTCGCCGGAGCGGCGACCGCCACCGCCTTCGACGGGGCCGCGCACGCGGAGCCGCAGCTCACGTCCGCGCAGGTCAAGGCCAAGGTCGACCGGCTGTACCACGAGGCCGAGGAGGCGACGGAGAAGTACAACGGGGCGAAGGAGAAGGCCGACGGCGCGCAGGACGCCCTCGACGCGCTGCGCGACGAGGCCGCCCGCCGGATGGAGCGGCTCAACGCGAGCCGCAACGCGATGGGCGCGACGGCGGCCGCCCAGTACCGGTCGGGCGGTCTCGACCCCACGCTCCAGCTGGCGTTCTCCTCCGACCCGGAGGCGTATCTGCGCGGTGCGGAGCTCGCCGACCGCATCGGCGCCCGGCAGGCCGACGCCGTCGCCTCGATCCGCGGCCAGCTGGTGGAGATCGACCGGCTCCGTACGGAGGCGGACGGGCACGTACGGGAACTCACGGCCCAGCAGGCCGAGTTGAAGCGGCAGAAGGCCGCCGTCCAGGAGCGGCTGTCCGCCGCGCGCAAGCTGCTCGCCCGGCTCACCGCGGCCGAGCGCGCCGCCTACCGTGACGCGCCGCACGGGCACGGCGGGGCGGGCGACGGCACGCGGGCCGACCGCGCCTCCCGCGCCGACCGCACGGCCGGCGTGCCCTCCGCGATCGCGGCGCCGAACCCGCGCGCCGCCCGAGCGGTCGCGTACGCGTACGGGGCGCTCGGCAAGCCGTACCAGTGGGGGGCGACCGGCCCGTCGGCGTACGACTGCTCGGGGCTGACCCAGGCGGCGTGGCGCGCGGCGGGGGTGTCGCTGCCCCGCACCACGTACACGCAGATCGACGCCGGGCAGCGGGTGGCCCGCTCCCAGCTCGCCCCGGGCGACCTGGTGTTCTTCTACTCGGGCCTCAGCCACGTCGGCCTCTACATCGGCGACGGCAAGATGATCCACGCGCCGCGTACGGGCTCCACGATCCGGATCGCCCCGATCGACGAGATGCCCTGGGCGGGCGCCACCCGCGTCGCCTGAGAGGCCGTCGGAGAACGAGCCGGCCGTCAGAAGGACCAGCCGTCGCCGTCCTCCCGCCGGGACGTGTCCGTGGTGGAGCCGTACTGCCCCTGCGGGGCGGGCGCCGCGTCGCCGGTGCCGCCGACGCGGGCGGTGTCCGGGCTGCCCGCACCGGAGGGGCGGCCGCCGAGCAGCTCGGCGCCGGCGCCCTCCAGCTGGGCGGTGAGCCAGGTGAAGACCGCCGGGACGTCCTTGCTCCACGTCGTCGTCCGGTGGCCGCCGATCACCCGGCGCACATCGATCCGCGTCGGCGGCTTGGCCACCGCGCGCAGGTCGACGCCCTGCTGGTAGCCGTCGCCGCCGTCGCCGGTGAACAGCATGGTGACGCGCGGCGGGGTCTTCGCCTCCTTGAGGATGGTCATCGGGTTGTTCGCGTGCCGCAGCTGCGGGTCCTTGCCGGTGATCGAGGAGCGCTCGGCGGCCGGGTCGTTGTAGCCGGACATGCTGATCGCGTACCGGTAGCGGTCGGGGTGGGCCAGCGTGAGCTTGGCGGCACAGTGGCCGCCCGCGGAGAAACCGGCCGCCGCCCAGCCGTCGGGCGTCTCCACGGCCCGGAAGTTGTCCGTGATCATCTTCCGTACGTCGACGCTGAGCCAGGTCGCCGTGTTGATCCGGCCCGTCACGTTGGAGCAGCCCGGGTCCTGGTCGCCGAGCAGCTTGGTGCGCGGCGAGACCAGGATGAACGGCGCGACCTTGCCCTCCCGCATCAGCGGCTCCAGCTGCTCGCTGACGTGCATGCCCGCGAACCACGACTTCGGCGTGCCGGGGAAGCCGGAGAACAACTCGACGACCGGGAACTTCTTGTCGCGGTACGCGGGGTCGTCGTACTGCGGCGGCAGCCAGACGTACACGTCGGCCTTCACGCCCGACACCCGCCCGACGAGCTGGGTCGACACGACGCGGCTGCCCACGGCCGGGTCGTCGACCGGCTTGAACGTCTGCTTGACCTTCGGCAGGTCGGCGATGCGGCGGCCGCCGAGCCCGTCGGGGCCGAGGTCGAGCGCCGAGTCGACGTGGTCCTCCCGGCCGAGCAGGTCGTCCCAGCCGCTGTAGAGGCTGTTCGCGTTGTTCACCGCCACGAACACGACCAGCATCGCGGTGATCTGCGCGAAGCCCACCATGCCCAGCCGGATGGCGCCCCGGACGATGGCGGGGCCCCGCAGCCGGCTCCACAGCAGGAAGGGCAGCACGACAGCGATCACCGCGAGGACGATCGCCGTCACGAAGAAGGGAGTACCCGTCAGGCTCATCACGGAAGGTAGGAGGGCCGGAAGGGCATCCAGGTTGCCGTTCCTATGTACCAATTACCGCACAAATAGCCGTACGCCAGCCCTCAACCACCCGGAACCGGCCCGTCGGCGCACGTCAGACCCGCCCGAGCCGCAGACGGGACCGCAGGCGGGAACGCCCCGCGCGGCGCACGTCACACCAGCCGGCGCGCCGTCGCCCAGCGGGTCAGCTCGTGCCGGTTGGAGAGCTGGAGCTTGCGCAGCACCGCCGAGACGTGCGACTCGACGGTCTTCACGGAGATGAACAGCTGCTTCGCGATCTCCTTGTACGCGTATCCGCGCGCGATCAGCCGCAGCACCTCCCGCTCCCGCTGCGTGAGCCGGTCCAGGTCCTCGTCGACCGGCGGGGCGTCCGTCGACGCGAACGCGTCCAGCACGAACCCGGCCAGGCGCGGCGAGAACACGGCGTCGCCCTCCTGCACCCGGAAGACCGAGTCGACCAGGTCCGTCCCGGTGATCGTCTTCGTGACGTAGCCGCGCGCCCCGCCGCGGATGACGCCGATCACGTCCTCGGCCGCGTCCGACACGGACAGCGCCAGGAAGCGCACCGGCTTCTCCGGGTCCGCCATCAGCGCCGTGCAGCGCCGCAGCACCTCGACCCCGCCGCCGCCCGGGAGGTGGACGTCCAGGAGGACCACCTCCGGGCGGGTCGCGGTGATGACCGTCACCGCCTGGTCCACGTCGGCGGCCTCGCCGACCACCTCCACGCCGGTCTCCTCGGTACGGCCGATCTCGGCCTGCACCCCCGTGCGGAACATCCGGTGGTCGTCGACCAGCACCACCCGTACCCGGCGCTCCGCCGGCCGCTCGGTCGTCCCCTCGGTGGTCATCCGTCCGCCTCCGCCCTCTCCATCTCCAGCTCCACTTCGGTGCCGTCGCCCGGCGCCGACCGCACCCGCGCCGTGCCACCGTTGCGCTGCATCCGGCCGATGATCGATTCTCTTACGCCCATCCGGTCGGCGGGCACGGCGTCGAGGTCGAAGCCGGGCCCCCGGTCCCGTACGGAGACGAAGACCGTACGGCCCTCGACCTCGGCGTACACCTGCACCGCCCCGCCCCCGCCACCGTACTTGGCGGCGTTGACCATCGCCTCGCGCGCGGCCTGCATCTGTGCGCCGAGCCGCTCGTCGAGCGGGCAGTCGCCGACGACCACGACCTCCAGGGGCACGCCGTGCTTGTCCTCGACCTCGGCGGCGGCCCTGCGGACGGCGTCCGCGACGGTCTGCGGCTCCTCCGCCTCGTCCTTGCCGGTACCCTCCGGCCGGTAGAGCCAGTTGCGCAGCTCGCGCTCCTGGGCGCGGGCGAGCCGGCGCACCTCGGCGGCGTCGTCGGCGTTGCGTTGTATCAGCGTCAGGGTGTGCAGCACCGAGTCGTGGACGTGGGCGGCGACCTCGGCCCGCTCCTGGGCGCGGATGCGCATGGTGCGCTCCTCGGACAGGTCCTGGGACATCCGGACGAGCCAGGGGCCGGCGAGCAGCGCCATGCCGGCGAGGACCGCGATGGCGGCGGTCAGCGCCGTGCCGAGCTGGGCGGCCGAGCCGCGG is a window encoding:
- a CDS encoding C40 family peptidase, yielding MAAHRKPKQRTPRGQAGRTAAALALAGAATATAFDGAAHAEPQLTSAQVKAKVDRLYHEAEEATEKYNGAKEKADGAQDALDALRDEAARRMERLNASRNAMGATAAAQYRSGGLDPTLQLAFSSDPEAYLRGAELADRIGARQADAVASIRGQLVEIDRLRTEADGHVRELTAQQAELKRQKAAVQERLSAARKLLARLTAAERAAYRDAPHGHGGAGDGTRADRASRADRTAGVPSAIAAPNPRAARAVAYAYGALGKPYQWGATGPSAYDCSGLTQAAWRAAGVSLPRTTYTQIDAGQRVARSQLAPGDLVFFYSGLSHVGLYIGDGKMIHAPRTGSTIRIAPIDEMPWAGATRVA
- a CDS encoding PspC domain-containing protein, yielding MPVAARMPETTDEPPVRKLYRSADGRMLGGVARGLAGHLGLPVIWVRLAFLGLFLADGPLGTLLYAAFWLTVPLGVGGRAPRPLLETTPDGRRRLRKPDRGQVVALIALMIGAVVFVGTVDLGGRANRYVWPTLLVGVGVVLVWRQVDNARRASWTEPGRRKRLFQLARGLAGVALVGMGLTVFMVVRGSAAQLGTALTAAIAVLAGMALLAGPWLVRMSQDLSEERTMRIRAQERAEVAAHVHDSVLHTLTLIQRNADDAAEVRRLARAQERELRNWLYRPEGTGKDEAEEPQTVADAVRRAAAEVEDKHGVPLEVVVVGDCPLDERLGAQMQAAREAMVNAAKYGGGGGAVQVYAEVEGRTVFVSVRDRGPGFDLDAVPADRMGVRESIIGRMQRNGGTARVRSAPGDGTEVELEMERAEADG
- a CDS encoding C40 family peptidase is translated as MASHRKPRSRPSGTFRSHSPAVGFTTAALASVTLLSTQNAGATPSEPRPGGGAAQPTVEEVQKKVDDLYRQAGTATQQYNKAKEATDRQRRKVDGMLDEAAKRTQALNESRRALGAYAAAQYRSRALGPTAALLFSDSPQTYADQQHLLARLSGRQQQEITDYQEQQAAAAEQRAEATRSLESLSTSQAELRTAKQTVQRKLGEARRLLARLTAEERARLAELERQREAEARRLAAEKAEAEARRLRERQQQEQEQREQQEQPSGGTGAQTDYAAKAEKVLAFARAQIGKPYVWGATGPSSYDCSGLTQAAWKAAGVDLPRTTWEQVEVGRRIATEDLLPGDLVFFYDDISHVGIYIGDGKMIHAPKPGTTVREESIYYMPIYGSVRPA
- the pcrA gene encoding DNA helicase PcrA, with the protein product MSSLFDDSFLADLRNHTSEEPPPPPEDSEADAPAPEEVPYDLFEGKFDVPPDRDPFYRDGSPRPVVDPAALLDGLNEQQRAAVAHTGSPLLIVAGAGSGKTRVLTHRIAHLLATRDVHPGQILAITFTNKAAGEMKERVEQLVGPRANAMWVMTFHSACVRILRRESKKLGFTSSFSIYDAADSKRLMALVCRDLDLDPKRYPPKSFSAKISNLKNELIDEETFADQAVDGFEKTLAQAYRMYQGRLREANALDFDDIIMTTVHLLQAFPDVAEHYRRRFRHVLVDEYQDTNHAQYTLVRELVGQPGGEGDPEPAELCVVGDADQSIYAFRGATIRNILQFEEDYPDATTILLEQNYRSTQTILSAANAVIERNESRRPKNLWTNAGTGAQITGYVADTEHDEAQFVADEIDRLTDAGEAKAGDVAVFYRTNAQSRVFEEVFIRVGLPYKVVGGVRFYERKEVRDVLAYLRVLANPEDTVPLRRILNVPKRGIGERAEAMIDALSLREKITFPQALKRVDEAYGMAARSANAVKRFNQLMDDLRTIAESGAGPAVVLEAVLERTGYLAELQASTDPQDETRIENLQELAAVALEFEQERGEEQGAGTLAEFLEQVALVADSDQIPDEDEEGDGVITLMTLHTAKGLEFPVVFLTGMEDGVFPHMRALGQTKELEEERRLAYVGITRARERLYLTRSSMRSAWGQPAYNPPSRFLEEIPDRHVEWKRTGRMAAPASGARSSGPASGIAASLSASRARSGPSGFATRRTQDKPVVALAVGDRVTHDQFGLGTVMSVGGSGEKAEAVIDFGDAKPKRLLLRYAPVEKL
- a CDS encoding alpha/beta hydrolase — translated: MSLTGTPFFVTAIVLAVIAVVLPFLLWSRLRGPAIVRGAIRLGMVGFAQITAMLVVFVAVNNANSLYSGWDDLLGREDHVDSALDLGPDGLGGRRIADLPKVKQTFKPVDDPAVGSRVVSTQLVGRVSGVKADVYVWLPPQYDDPAYRDKKFPVVELFSGFPGTPKSWFAGMHVSEQLEPLMREGKVAPFILVSPRTKLLGDQDPGCSNVTGRINTATWLSVDVRKMITDNFRAVETPDGWAAAGFSAGGHCAAKLTLAHPDRYRYAISMSGYNDPAAERSSITGKDPQLRHANNPMTILKEAKTPPRVTMLFTGDGGDGYQQGVDLRAVAKPPTRIDVRRVIGGHRTTTWSKDVPAVFTWLTAQLEGAGAELLGGRPSGAGSPDTARVGGTGDAAPAPQGQYGSTTDTSRREDGDGWSF
- a CDS encoding response regulator transcription factor produces the protein MTTEGTTERPAERRVRVVLVDDHRMFRTGVQAEIGRTEETGVEVVGEAADVDQAVTVITATRPEVVLLDVHLPGGGGVEVLRRCTALMADPEKPVRFLALSVSDAAEDVIGVIRGGARGYVTKTITGTDLVDSVFRVQEGDAVFSPRLAGFVLDAFASTDAPPVDEDLDRLTQREREVLRLIARGYAYKEIAKQLFISVKTVESHVSAVLRKLQLSNRHELTRWATARRLV
- a CDS encoding M23 family metallopeptidase, which gives rise to MNDQHPHAGYVGDDAYATGSFDTSAYATDPLFGTLPGDYDAGHSGQYDSSQWAAAATATTTQQWDNGGYTEYSEYTGQWDASAWNQAHEAQHADPAQQFATAAYDTTGQWHTAGFETGTYDATAWNYASTTETFVPEQYDYAAATEAHLQAGHETAYADHDTSAAYAGHDTYTGHEAAFSEPEPLADAEALAHAEHAVDSDVMDGFDSGPSTEILAEPVLPPESTDDTGSSSYGTAPAVTPRPVRRAGGGGSRGRRRTPAKRSALLTVAVPSACVMGVAGIAAASVSGLTGNEKKDDGKSVTAADPSTVKPVAANSALDTQLDALSADARDFGDRASRTQERIDLKARQEAERKKREEEAKRREAMRPKFALPVKLHQLSARYGQAGVNWMSLHTGIDFPVQYGTPVMAATDGTVRTQWNSAYGNMVIVTAKDGTETWYCHLSSAKIRSGEVKAGDVIAYSGNSGNSTGPHLHFEVRPGGGAAIDPEQWLRNHGLSPTG